In Pseudoxanthomonas sp. SE1, the genomic stretch CCAGCGCCAGGATGGCCGCCGGCGTATTGGCCACGGGAAACAGGCGCCGGGTCGCCTTGTTGACGCTCACGTCGGTTGCCTGCGCCGACAAGGTCACCGCGACCAGCAATTCGAATGGCGTGCCGTATTCCAGCTCGGTGGTCGGCTTCGGGTTGAGCTCGCGCAAGCGCGAGAAGAGTTCCACGACTTCCGCGCGCGTCAACGTGGCATTGCGCCGGGGCGCGCGCGTCATCGCTTCATCCTGTCGGCCGCCTTGGCCTGGGCACGCGCCAGGATCGCTGCGGCGCTGGCGGGCAGTGCGGGACGTTTGGGTGCGGAACATGCGGTGTCCGTGGTGGCCGGCGCCGCGGCCAGGCGTCGGGCTTCGCGTTCCTGGGCGCGTCGCGCCAGGCGCGCCTGCCGCAGCCGGTAGCGGCGGCGGGCGTCCCAGGCGGTACGCAGTCGCGCCTGTGCCTGCATCACCGACGTGATGGTGACGGTGTCGTCGTTGGTGCAATCGCAGGCAGCGAATGACATCAGGCCTGCCTCGATGGCGCCATCCACATCGTCTGCCATGAGCAGGGCGTGTAGAGACTGCGCGAGGTCGCACGTCGGGCAACGAGATGGTGTCAACGCCATGCCCTTCCGCTCAGCGGCCGGTGAAGGCCGGCTTGCGGCGCTCGATGAAGGCGCGGGTGCCTTCGCGCATGTCATCGGTGGCGAACATCAGGCCGAACTGGGCGGTTTCGTACTGCAAGCCTTCTTCGATGCCGCACTCGCCACCGACATTCACTGCATCGAGCGTGGCGCGCAACGCCAGCGGCGCGGACGCTGCCAGCTGGGCCGCGATCTTCGCCGTCTCCGCTTCCAGCTCCGCCACCGGCACCACGCGGGTCACGATGCCCAGTTGCAGCGCACGCTCGGCGGTAACCGGCGCGCCGAGCAGGCAAAGTTCCAGCGTGGCCGAGCGCCCGGCCAGGCGCAGCAATCGCTGGCTTCCACCGAAACCGGGGATCAGGCCGAGGTTGATCTCCGGTTGGCCCACCTTGGCGGTATCCGCGGCAATGCGGAGATGGCAGGCCATGGCCAGTTCCAGCCCACCGCCCAGGGCGAAGCCATTCACCATCGCGATGACCGGCTTGGGCAGCGTCTCGATGCAGCGCATCAGCTTTTGGCCACGCAGGGAGAAATCGCGGCCCTCCGTGGCGCGCAGGTCCGCCATTTCAGCGATGTCGGCACCTGCGACGAATGCCTTGGGGCCGGCGCCGGTCAACACTACGACCCTGACAGTGGTGTCGGCGGCCGCCGCGTCGAACGCCATCTGCAATGCATCCAGCGTGGCGGCATTGAGGGCATTCAGCTTGTCGGGGCGGTTCACGGTGATGCGGCGGACGCCTTCCGCATCGGAAACAAGGACGAGACTGTCGGACATGGGGTTTTCTGCAGTGAATTGTAAAATTTGAGTGAAGCGGGAACTCTGCCATGAAGGCCCGGTCAGACCAGGCTGTCGTCAGTGGCGGTTAAGCGCCCCGGCGGCTATCCTAGCGCGTCCATTTCCAGGCGGTATGCCGCCGCCCAATCCGGAGAGTGTGTTGATGAAGGTGCGTTCGTTAGTGGTCGCAGTTGCGGCATTCGCCATGGCCGGTAGCGCCCTGGCCCAGGACGTCTCGTCCGAGAAGGGCAAGTTGAGCTACTACTTCGGTTACGACTATGGCAACAATCTGGCCGAGCTGACCGCGCGTGGCGAACAGCTGGACATCAATTCGGTGGTGAAGGGCCTGCAGGACGCCTACGCCAAGCAGAAACCGGCGCTGACGTCCGAGCAGCTGAAGCCCGCGCTGGAGGCCTTCCAGAAGCGCGAGCAGGCCCGTGCGCAGCAGGCCAAGGCCGAGTACGACAAGGTGGCGGCCGAGAACAAGACCAAGAGCGACCAGTTCATCGGTACCTTCAAGGGTCAGCCGGGCGTGAAGTCGTTGGCCAGCGGCGTTCCCTACAAGGTGCTGGAGAATGGCAACGGTGCCAAGCCGACCCAGGCCAGCACGGTTGAACTGCTGGTGTCCGGCCCGTATCCGTTCGGCCAGCGCCCGGCCGAGGCACGCCCGGCGCAGCAGATGAAGGACCTGAAGGTCAGCGCCGTCGAGATGCCGGCCATGCGTGAAGCCCTGCTGCAGATGCCCGCAGGCGCCAAGTGGGAAGTCGCACTGCCGCCGGACAAGGCCTATGGTGCCGATCCGCGCACCGGTTTCCCGCCCAACGTGGCGGTGGTCTTCGAGATCAAGCTGGTCAGCGTCAAGTGACGCAATGACGCGTCCGCGCACCGCGCGGGCGCCTTGGTCACCGCGTCATCCCCGCGCAGGCGGGGATCCAGTGGCTGTCAAAGCAACGTTCCGTCTGCGCCGGCCTTGTGCCGGCGCAGTGCTTTCCAGCGCCGGGCAGCGTTTCCGCGCTACCCTCCGCAGGTGCCAGATGAAATGAATACCGCTTTCCGCGCCGTGCTCAGCCCATGCATCGGCGTCTGTACGCTGGACGACAACGGGTTGTGTGAAGGCTGCCTCCGTACCACATCCGAGATCGCGCGCTGGTCGCTGATGAACGATGACGAACGCCTGCGTCTGATGGAGTACGTGCTGCCTGCGCGCGAACGCGTGCGCTCGCCGCTGGAGCAGCGCTTGCGCGAAGGCGGTGCACTGCGCCGTGCACTGCATCCGCTGGGCGCCATGCCGGCCGAAGCGGGCTGGAATCACGATGATCTGGCCGACCTGCTGCCGCCGGGACCATTGGCCGAAGCCGCCGTGCTGGCGGGACTGGTTCCTCGCGACGAGGGCACCCAGGTGCTGCTGACCCGCCGCACCGATGGCCTGCGCCACCACGGCGGGCAGGTGAGCTTCCCGGGCGGACGCATCGAGCCGACCGATGCCGATGCCGTCGCGGCGGCCTTGCGCGAAAGCCACGAGGAAATCGCGTTGCCGGCGTCGCAGGTGACGCCGCTGGGCTTCCTCGATCCATTCACGACCATCAGCGGATTCCGCGTGGTGCCGGTGGTCGCGTTGGTCGATCCGGCGTTCGTGCCGGTGCCCGAACCGAATGAAGTGGCCGATGTGTTCGAAGTGCCGCTCGACTACCTGCTGTCGCCGGACAACCTCCGCCGCGTCGAAGTCGACTATCGCGGGCGCCGGCGCGTCGTGCTGGAGTACGCGTGGCCGGGACAGCGCATCTGGGGTGCGACGGCGGCCATCCTGTTCAACCTGCGACAACGGCTGGAGCAGCTTGCATGAACACGAACTGGACCACCCTGGTCGATGCGCCTGCATTGTCCGCCGTTCTCGGTGATCCGGGCCTGCGGCTGGTGGATGCGCGTTTCGTGATGCTCAACGCGGCGCCGGATGCGGGTCGCCAGGCCTACGCCGCGTCGCACCTGCCGGGCGCGGTGTACGCCGATCTGAATCTCGACCTGTCGGATCTGTCGAAGGTCGGCGAGGGTCGCCATCCGTTGCCCGACAGCGAGGTGTTCGCCCGCAGGCTGGGCGAATGGGGGATCGGGCCGGAACACCAGGTGGTGGTCTACGACGCCGGCGACGGCAGCATGGCGGCCGCGCGCCTGTGGTGGTTGTTGAGGTTGATGAGGCATCCGCGCGTGGCGGTGCTGGATGGAGGACTGGCCGCATGGCGTGCCATCGGCGGAGAGGAAACCGCGGAGGTGGCCGCGCCGCCAGCCATCGCCGCATATCCGTCGCGTATCGATGGCCGTCAGCTCGTCAGTGCGGACGAAGTCCTGGACCGGCTGGACGAGGACAGCGGCTGGCTTGTGGATGCGCGGGCGGCCGAGCGCTTCCGTGGCGACGTCGAGCCCATCGATCCGGTCGCCGGACACGTACCGGGCGCGCTCAACCGGCCGTTCGCACAGAACCTGCGCGAGGGCCGTTTCAAGCCGGCCGGGGAGCTCCACCTCGAGCTGTCTTCGCTGCTGGGCACGCGCGCTCCCGGCGACAGCGTGTTGATGTGCGGATCCGGCGTGACGGCCTGCCACCTGTTGCTTGCCTTCGAACACGCCGGCCTGCGCGGTGCGCGGGTGTATCCCGGTTCGTGGAGCGGCTGGATCAGCGATCCATCGCGTCCGGTCGCCCGCGGCGACTGACGGCGCGACGCTTCACTTCTTCAGCTTGTCCACCAGCGCCCGCAACGCCTGCTGCGTATCGGGCGCGTGCCATGCATCGACGAAGCGTTCCAGTTGGATCAGGGAAGGATCCAGGGCCTCGACCAGGTCGCGACGGGCGAGGGCGCGTGTCTGCAACATCGGGTGGTGCGGCAGGCGCAGCAGTTGCTGCAGCCATGCGGCGGCACGTGCGGTGACTTCGTCCTGACCGACCAGTTCATCGACCAGGCCGATCTCCAAGGCGCGTTCGGCGGGCACCATCTCGCCCGCGACCAGCAGGCGTTCCGCGCGGTAGGTGCCCACGACGCGACGCATCAGGCGCTGGATGCCCTCCGGTACGACCAGCCCCACCTGGGTCTCGTTGAGGCCCAGAGCGAAGGGACGGGCGGGATCCGCGCTGCGCGCCATCACGCGGTAATCGCAGCACAGCGCCAGGACGCAGCCGCCAGCCGGCGCGTGGCCGGTGATGGCCGCCACTACCGGGACGCGTGATTCGGCCAGCGTGCGCGCCGCGCCGAAGAATGCCTGCCAGGCGTCGAGGAGTGCCTTGCGGTCGTCGCCCAGTGACAGCAGATAGGGAACGTCCATGCCGGCAGAGAAGATCTTCGGGTTGCCGGCCAGCACGATGCCGCGCACCCCATGGTCCAGCGCGGCGTTGAGCGCGTCGATCAGGGCGCGGCACAGCTCTGTGTTCAGAGCATTGACGGGCGGGCGCGCCAGCCGGATCTCGCGGATGTCGCCATGGTCGAAGGTGTCGATGAGTCCGGTCATTCATCCGCTCCCTGAAGTCAGGCCGGTATCATAGGCGCATGAACCATCGCACTGGAATGATCGGCCTGTCCGCGCTCTTGATCGCCTGCATCGGCTCCGCCAACGCGGCAGAGTGCCTTCCCGTGGTGAAGGCTGCCTGGGTGCGCCTGCCGCCGGTCGCGATGCCGATGATGGCGGGCTTCGGTCGCATCGAGAATCCGTGCAAGGCGCCGGTAAGCATCGTCGGTGCCGAGAGCCTCGCCTTCGACGACGTGTCCTTGCACGAAACGCGCGAAGAGAACGGCGTAAGCCGGATGCGCGAAGTGGCCGCGCTGCCCATCGCGCCCGGCAAGGTGGCAGAGCTGAAGCCGGGTGGCCTGCACCTGATGCTGCACGGTCCCTACCAGTCGTTGGCCGCCGGCGAGAAGGTCGTGATCACGCTGAAGCTGGCCGATGGCCGCTCGTTGCCGGTGCAGTTCGAGGTGCGCAAGTCGTCGCCCTGAGATCCTGGAGTGCAGGTGTGGGAGCGACGTGAGTCGCGAATGCAACCGCGCCAGATCACGCATATCGCGACTCACGTCGCTCCCACAGGGTTGCTTGCTGGACCTATTCCGACACCGCCCTGATCGCCGCCGGCAGTGGCGCGCTGTGGCCGGTCTGCGTGTCCATCCAGACCACCACCACGTTGCCGTCGGAATACAGCACGCTGTCGTCCTTGGCCGACACGATGCGGTGGCCGATGGTGACGCTGCTGGTGCCCAGCCGGTCGACGTAGAGTTCAACCACCACATCATTCGGCCATGTCAGCGGGCGCTTGTAGTTGATGTTGTTGGCCGCCACGACCGGCGCGATGCGGTCGGTCATCGACACTTCCGGCACCGTCAGCATCCAGCGCACACGGGCTTCCTCCAGGTACGAAATGTACTTGGCGTTGTTGACGTGGCCCATGCTGTCCATGTCGCGCCAGCGCACGCCGATCGGAATCTTCGCCAGCAGCTTGCGGCCGGCGGCGTTGGGATCGGTTGCGCTCATCGTGCGGCCTTCTTCGTCGTGGACTTGGTGGTTTTCTTGGTGGCGGACTTGCGCGGGGGCAGCACGTCGGGCTTGGCGACGGCAGCCGGCTTGCTGGCCTTGGGCGCCTTCGATTCGGGCAGCAGCTTGGCGAGGAAACGGCCAGTGTGCGAACCGGGATGCGCCGCGATCTCTTCCGGCGTACCGGTCGCGAGAATCTGTCCGCCACGGTGGCCGCCTTCCGGACCCAGGTCCACCACCCAATCCGCGGTCTTGATGACGTCCAGGTTGTGTTCGATGACGACGATGGTGTTGCCGTCGTCGCGCAGCTTGTGCAGCACGGCCAGCAGGTGCTCGATATCGTGGAAGTGCAGGCCGGTGGTCGGCTCGTCGAGGATGTACAGCGTACGGCCGGTATCGCGGCGCGAGAGTTCCTTCGACAGTTTCACGCGCTGCGCTTCGCCGCCGGACAGCGTGGTCGCGCTCTGGCCCAGCTTGATGTAGCTCAGGCCCACGTCCATCAGCGTCTCCAGCTTGCGCGCGATCGACGGCACCGGCTCGAACAGGGTCAGCGCATCCTCGACGGTCATTTCCAGCACGTCGTTGATGTTGTAGCCCTTGTAGAGGATCTCCAGCGTCTCGCGGTTGTAGCGCTTGCCGTGGCAGACGTCGCAGGGCACGTACACGTCAGGCAGGAAGTGCATCTCCACCTTGATCATGCCATCGCCCTGGCAGGCCTCGCAGCGGCCGCCGCGCACGTTGAAGCTGAAGCGGCCCGGCGAATAGCCGCGTGCGCGCGCTTCCGGCACCTGCGCATACAGTTCGCGCAACGGCGTGAACAGACCGGTGTAGGTCGCCGGATTGGAACGCGGCGTGCGCCCGATCGGCGACTGGTCGATGTCGACGACTTTGTCGAACAGATCCAGTCCGGTCACTTCGCGATACGGCGCCGGCTTGTGCGACGCGCCGTTGATCTCGTTGGCGGCCAGCGAATACAACGTGTCGTTGATCAGCGTGGACTTGCCCGAACCCGACACGCCGGTGACGCAGGTGAACAGTCCCGACGGAATGTCCAGGTCGACGTCCTTCAGGTTGTTGCCGGTGGCGCCGCGCAGGTGCAGCGTCATCTTCGGGTTGGCCTTGTGGCGCGCCTTCGGTACCTCGATCTGGCGCTTGCCGGAGAGGTACTGGCCGGTCAGCGAACGCGGCGCTTCCAGCAGGTCCTGCAGCGTGCCCTGGCCGACGATCTCGCCACCGTGCACACCGGCGCCCGGCCCGATGTCGAGCACGTAGTCGGCCATGCGGATGGCGTCCTCGTCGTGCTCCACCACGATCACGGTGTTGCCGAGGTCGCGCAGGCGCGTCAGCGTGCCCAGCAGACGCTCGTTGTCGCGCTGGTGCAGGCCGATGCTGGGCTCGTCGAGCACGTACATCACGCCCACCAGCCCGGCGCCGATCTGCGACGCCAGTCGGATGCGCTGCGCTTCGCCGCCGGAGAGCGTGTCGGCCTTGCGCTCCAGCGTCAGGTAGTCCAGGCCCACGTCGACCAGGAAGCCAAGGCGTTCCGCAATCTCCTTGACGATCTTGGTGGCGATTTCTCCGCGCCAGCCTGGCAGGTCGAGGCCGCGGAAAAACGCCAGTGCTTCGTCCACCGGCAACACCACCAACGACGGCAGCGGACGGTCGGCGACGAAGACATTGCGCGCGGACTTGTTGAGTCGCGCGCCCTGGCAGTCAGGGCAGGGGCGATCGCTGATGTACTTCGCTAGTTCCTCGCGCACTGCGGGCGATTCCGTCTCGCGGTAGCGGCGCTCCAGGTTCGGCACGATGCCCTCGAAGCGATGCTTGCGCTGCGTGCGTCCGCCCGATTCGGTGAGATAGGTGAAGGTGATGGTTTCTTCGCCACTGCCGTACAGCACGGCTTGCTGCACCTTCTCCGGCAGCGATTGCCACGGCGCGTCGGTGTCGAACTGGTAGTGCTTGGCCAGCGAAGCGATCAGCTGGAAGTAGTACGCATTGCGGCGATCCCAGCCGCGCACCGCACCAGCGGCCAGCGACAGTTCCGGATGCACCACCACGCGCGCCGGATCGAAGAACTGCGCGACGCCCAAGCCGTCGCAGGTGGGACAGGCGCCGACCGGCGAGTTGAACGAGAACAGGCGCGGTTCGAGTTCGGGCAGCGAGTAGTCGCAGACCGGACACGAATACTTCGACGAGAACAGCAGCGGTGCGGATTCGGGCTGGTCCAGCGACATCACCTGGGCCATGCCGTCGCCGAGTTTCAGCGCGGTCTCGAAACTTTCCGCCAGGCGCTGTTTGAGGTCCTCGCGCGGGCGGAAGCGGTCGATCACGGCTTCGATGGTGTGCTTCTGACGCAACGCCAGCGGCGGGACGGCATCGATTTCATGCAGCTCGCCATCCACGCGCACGCGCACGAAGCCCTGCGCGCGCAGCTGGTCGAACACCTGTGCATGCTCGCCCTTGCGCTCGCGGATCACCGGCGCCAGCAGCATGTAGCGCTGTTCGCCATCGAGCGCCAGCACCTGGTCGACCATCTGGCTGACGGTCTGCGCTTCCAGCGGGTAGCCGTGGTCGGGACAGCGCGGCAGGCCGACGCGTGCGTACAGCAGGCGCAGGTAGTCGTAGATCTCGGTGATCGTGCCGACGGTGGAGCGCGGGTTGTGGCTGGTCGACTTCTGTTCGATCGAGATCGCCGGCGACAGGCCTTCGATGTGGTCGACGTCCGGCTTCTCCATCACGCTCAGGAACTGGCGTGCATATGCCGACAGCGATTCCACGTAGCGGCGCTGGCCCTCGGCGTAGATCGTGTCGAACGCCAGCGACGATTTGCCGGAACCGGACAGGCCGGTGATCACGATCAGCTTGTCGCGCGGCAGGTCGAGATCGATGTTCTTGAGATTGTGGGTACGGGCTCCGCGGATGCGGATGAAGTCCATGGCCATCGGGTGGGGGGTCCGGAAAGCGAACAAGGAAGCGTAGCGATCTGCCTAAGTGGGGGCAAATACCGCCATTGCCAGCGAAGTGGCGGGTTCGGGTGGGCAGTTCAGTCAGGCGGGGCGCGACGACCCGGGTGGGGTGGCGGGCCAGGCCGCCGCCGTGCCCGCGACCGCCGTCGGCAAGCCGGGCCACGGGAAGCGATCCATCCAAGTCATTGATCTACAATGGTCTGCCCCGTTGCGGGCGGGACCTGCGACCGCCTTCAGGCAGCAGTCTGCGCGCAGATGCGGACAATTCCTGTCCGTGAAGGCGGTGCCTAGGGCGCCGGTGATGGTTCTGCGCGAGGGCGGGGTTGACCGTAACTCGCTGAATCCACTAAAATTCCGCTTCTGTCCGCCCTCGATGGCAGGCAGGCTCCAGAAAATAACTACAGAAACCAAGGAATCCACATGTACGCAGTCGTAGTCACGGGCGGTAAGCAGTACCGCGTGATGAAGGGCGAGACGCTCCGCGTCGAGAAGCTCGAAGCCGAAGCCGGCAACGAGCTCACCTTCGACAACATCCTGATGCTGGGCGATGGCGAGACCATCAGCCTGGGTGACGCCCTGAAGGGCGCCACGGTCACCGCGAAGGTCGTCGGCCATGGCCGCGCCGACAAGGTGCGCATCATCAAGTTCCGCCGCCGCAAGCACCACATGAAGCGCCAGGGTCACCGGCAGCATTACACCGAAATCGAAATCACCGGCATCAACAAGTAAGGAGAAGCAGTCATGGCACATAAAAAGGGCGTAGGCTCATCGCGCAACGGCCGCGACTCCAATCCGAAGATGCTGGGCGTCAAGGTCTTTGGTGGTCAGGCGATCGATGCGGGCA encodes the following:
- a CDS encoding enoyl-CoA hydratase-related protein encodes the protein MSDSLVLVSDAEGVRRITVNRPDKLNALNAATLDALQMAFDAAAADTTVRVVVLTGAGPKAFVAGADIAEMADLRATEGRDFSLRGQKLMRCIETLPKPVIAMVNGFALGGGLELAMACHLRIAADTAKVGQPEINLGLIPGFGGSQRLLRLAGRSATLELCLLGAPVTAERALQLGIVTRVVPVAELEAETAKIAAQLAASAPLALRATLDAVNVGGECGIEEGLQYETAQFGLMFATDDMREGTRAFIERRKPAFTGR
- a CDS encoding FKBP-type peptidyl-prolyl cis-trans isomerase N-terminal domain-containing protein translates to MKVRSLVVAVAAFAMAGSALAQDVSSEKGKLSYYFGYDYGNNLAELTARGEQLDINSVVKGLQDAYAKQKPALTSEQLKPALEAFQKREQARAQQAKAEYDKVAAENKTKSDQFIGTFKGQPGVKSLASGVPYKVLENGNGAKPTQASTVELLVSGPYPFGQRPAEARPAQQMKDLKVSAVEMPAMREALLQMPAGAKWEVALPPDKAYGADPRTGFPPNVAVVFEIKLVSVK
- a CDS encoding CoA pyrophosphatase, which produces MNTAFRAVLSPCIGVCTLDDNGLCEGCLRTTSEIARWSLMNDDERLRLMEYVLPARERVRSPLEQRLREGGALRRALHPLGAMPAEAGWNHDDLADLLPPGPLAEAAVLAGLVPRDEGTQVLLTRRTDGLRHHGGQVSFPGGRIEPTDADAVAAALRESHEEIALPASQVTPLGFLDPFTTISGFRVVPVVALVDPAFVPVPEPNEVADVFEVPLDYLLSPDNLRRVEVDYRGRRRVVLEYAWPGQRIWGATAAILFNLRQRLEQLA
- a CDS encoding sulfurtransferase — translated: MNTNWTTLVDAPALSAVLGDPGLRLVDARFVMLNAAPDAGRQAYAASHLPGAVYADLNLDLSDLSKVGEGRHPLPDSEVFARRLGEWGIGPEHQVVVYDAGDGSMAAARLWWLLRLMRHPRVAVLDGGLAAWRAIGGEETAEVAAPPAIAAYPSRIDGRQLVSADEVLDRLDEDSGWLVDARAAERFRGDVEPIDPVAGHVPGALNRPFAQNLREGRFKPAGELHLELSSLLGTRAPGDSVLMCGSGVTACHLLLAFEHAGLRGARVYPGSWSGWISDPSRPVARGD
- a CDS encoding enoyl-CoA hydratase/isomerase family protein produces the protein MTGLIDTFDHGDIREIRLARPPVNALNTELCRALIDALNAALDHGVRGIVLAGNPKIFSAGMDVPYLLSLGDDRKALLDAWQAFFGAARTLAESRVPVVAAITGHAPAGGCVLALCCDYRVMARSADPARPFALGLNETQVGLVVPEGIQRLMRRVVGTYRAERLLVAGEMVPAERALEIGLVDELVGQDEVTARAAAWLQQLLRLPHHPMLQTRALARRDLVEALDPSLIQLERFVDAWHAPDTQQALRALVDKLKK
- a CDS encoding copper chaperone PCu(A)C; translation: MNHRTGMIGLSALLIACIGSANAAECLPVVKAAWVRLPPVAMPMMAGFGRIENPCKAPVSIVGAESLAFDDVSLHETREENGVSRMREVAALPIAPGKVAELKPGGLHLMLHGPYQSLAAGEKVVITLKLADGRSLPVQFEVRKSSP
- a CDS encoding thioesterase family protein is translated as MSATDPNAAGRKLLAKIPIGVRWRDMDSMGHVNNAKYISYLEEARVRWMLTVPEVSMTDRIAPVVAANNINYKRPLTWPNDVVVELYVDRLGTSSVTIGHRIVSAKDDSVLYSDGNVVVVWMDTQTGHSAPLPAAIRAVSE
- the uvrA gene encoding excinuclease ABC subunit UvrA, whose translation is MAMDFIRIRGARTHNLKNIDLDLPRDKLIVITGLSGSGKSSLAFDTIYAEGQRRYVESLSAYARQFLSVMEKPDVDHIEGLSPAISIEQKSTSHNPRSTVGTITEIYDYLRLLYARVGLPRCPDHGYPLEAQTVSQMVDQVLALDGEQRYMLLAPVIRERKGEHAQVFDQLRAQGFVRVRVDGELHEIDAVPPLALRQKHTIEAVIDRFRPREDLKQRLAESFETALKLGDGMAQVMSLDQPESAPLLFSSKYSCPVCDYSLPELEPRLFSFNSPVGACPTCDGLGVAQFFDPARVVVHPELSLAAGAVRGWDRRNAYYFQLIASLAKHYQFDTDAPWQSLPEKVQQAVLYGSGEETITFTYLTESGGRTQRKHRFEGIVPNLERRYRETESPAVREELAKYISDRPCPDCQGARLNKSARNVFVADRPLPSLVVLPVDEALAFFRGLDLPGWRGEIATKIVKEIAERLGFLVDVGLDYLTLERKADTLSGGEAQRIRLASQIGAGLVGVMYVLDEPSIGLHQRDNERLLGTLTRLRDLGNTVIVVEHDEDAIRMADYVLDIGPGAGVHGGEIVGQGTLQDLLEAPRSLTGQYLSGKRQIEVPKARHKANPKMTLHLRGATGNNLKDVDLDIPSGLFTCVTGVSGSGKSTLINDTLYSLAANEINGASHKPAPYREVTGLDLFDKVVDIDQSPIGRTPRSNPATYTGLFTPLRELYAQVPEARARGYSPGRFSFNVRGGRCEACQGDGMIKVEMHFLPDVYVPCDVCHGKRYNRETLEILYKGYNINDVLEMTVEDALTLFEPVPSIARKLETLMDVGLSYIKLGQSATTLSGGEAQRVKLSKELSRRDTGRTLYILDEPTTGLHFHDIEHLLAVLHKLRDDGNTIVVIEHNLDVIKTADWVVDLGPEGGHRGGQILATGTPEEIAAHPGSHTGRFLAKLLPESKAPKASKPAAVAKPDVLPPRKSATKKTTKSTTKKAAR
- the rplU gene encoding 50S ribosomal protein L21, which codes for MYAVVVTGGKQYRVMKGETLRVEKLEAEAGNELTFDNILMLGDGETISLGDALKGATVTAKVVGHGRADKVRIIKFRRRKHHMKRQGHRQHYTEIEITGINK